In Candidatus Endomicrobium procryptotermitis, the following proteins share a genomic window:
- a CDS encoding restriction endonuclease subunit S has product MNNLSDRKWKEFIVEDLFCNISNSKAYHKTNLCETKRGIAYISRTNLNNGFEAIVSNNSFKSNPKNSIVFGAENASFFYEPFEYITGNKMYVISDERINKYNGLFIQKMLNKSVENCGFGYGKGLIGTRVKKRSICLPVDDSGEPDWQFMTDYMKSKEQKLIKRYETYLSKINVGGGGGK; this is encoded by the coding sequence ATGAATAATTTATCAGATAGAAAATGGAAAGAATTTATTGTTGAAGATTTATTTTGTAATATCTCCAATTCAAAAGCATATCACAAAACTAATCTTTGCGAAACTAAGCGAGGCATCGCTTATATCAGCCGGACAAATTTAAATAATGGATTTGAAGCAATAGTTTCAAATAACAGTTTTAAATCTAATCCAAAAAACTCAATAGTTTTCGGCGCTGAGAACGCTTCTTTTTTTTATGAGCCGTTTGAGTATATTACAGGAAATAAAATGTATGTAATTTCTGATGAGAGAATAAACAAATATAACGGGCTGTTTATTCAAAAAATGCTAAACAAAAGCGTTGAAAATTGTGGTTTTGGTTATGGTAAAGGTTTAATTGGTACAAGAGTGAAGAAACGGTCAATTTGTTTGCCAGTTGACGATAGCGGCGAACCAGACTGGCAGTTTATGACTGATTACATGAAATCCAAAGAACAAAAATTAATCAAACGCTATGAAACATATTTAAGTAAAATAAATGTTGGGGGGGGGGGGGGTAAATAA
- a CDS encoding SAM-dependent methyltransferase produces the protein MNEKNMDFFIGKLLEQAGIKFEYQGSKIKEISESLRTASKRNSKHAGRPEFTAKVNDFILVGEDKATVDLQAKYVDDTKQQLSIQIKDITKYAENGALHYARHIVENTNFKKVFAFGCSGDKRHYKIRPIFVDKNGKYTLLKEVNNFENFNSENINRYYREQVLREEPKEVTELKDILNRAKRLHEDLRNYAQLSDTEKPLVVSAILLSLNEHYEDQQGFINTLICDKVKSDGQKIYEAVSSHMQRVQVEPQVKLQQVLAQFNIIKTRVILSDYNKKLGKTPLRYFTEYLKEYVIAYTKANSPEDVLGRFYGEFMKYSGGDGQTLGVVLTPSHITELFCDLVDIKAKDIVFDPCCGTGGFLIAGLHKMLKQAKTKEQKENIKKNQIYGVELRDDMFSIATTNMILRGDGKSNLICADFLQQETQKLRKKNFSVGFMNPPYSQSKNKETAHLSEINFISRLLNSMADEARVVVIVPQSAMVGKTKEDKLVKVEILKRHTLQGVITLNKNTFYRIGTNACIAVFTAHKPHSADDYVKFINFEDDGFEVNKHIGLIETERAKEKKRRLLECWRHNKDAESKFMVKTKIEAEDEWLHSFYYFNDEIPTDTEFEKTMADYLTFEFNMIAHGRGYLFGFEDRIENE, from the coding sequence ATGAACGAAAAAAATATGGATTTTTTTATTGGAAAACTTCTTGAGCAGGCAGGTATTAAATTTGAATACCAGGGGAGTAAAATTAAAGAGATTTCTGAATCTTTGAGAACGGCTTCTAAAAGAAATTCTAAACATGCAGGCAGACCTGAGTTTACTGCAAAAGTCAACGATTTTATTTTAGTAGGTGAGGATAAAGCGACTGTTGATTTACAGGCAAAATATGTTGACGATACCAAACAGCAATTATCTATCCAAATAAAAGATATAACAAAATACGCTGAAAACGGCGCGTTGCATTATGCAAGACATATTGTTGAAAACACTAATTTTAAAAAAGTTTTTGCTTTTGGTTGTTCAGGAGATAAAAGACACTATAAAATCCGACCGATTTTTGTGGATAAAAACGGCAAATATACATTATTAAAAGAAGTTAATAATTTTGAAAATTTTAATTCCGAAAATATAAATCGTTACTATCGCGAACAAGTTTTACGCGAAGAACCAAAAGAAGTCACGGAATTGAAAGATATTTTAAACCGTGCAAAAAGACTGCATGAAGATTTAAGAAATTACGCCCAGCTTAGCGATACGGAAAAACCGTTGGTTGTTTCCGCAATTTTACTTTCACTAAACGAGCATTATGAAGACCAGCAAGGTTTTATAAATACTTTAATATGCGATAAAGTTAAAAGTGACGGACAAAAAATATACGAGGCGGTTTCTTCTCATATGCAGAGAGTGCAGGTAGAACCGCAAGTAAAATTACAACAGGTTCTTGCTCAATTTAATATTATTAAAACCCGCGTTATCTTAAGCGACTATAATAAAAAGCTCGGCAAAACTCCTTTGCGTTATTTTACAGAATATCTAAAAGAATATGTTATCGCTTATACAAAAGCTAATTCGCCAGAGGATGTTTTAGGCAGGTTTTACGGCGAATTTATGAAGTATAGCGGCGGAGATGGGCAAACGTTAGGTGTCGTGCTTACTCCGTCTCATATTACAGAATTGTTTTGTGATTTAGTGGATATTAAAGCAAAGGATATAGTTTTTGATCCATGCTGTGGAACAGGCGGTTTTCTTATAGCTGGACTGCATAAAATGCTTAAACAAGCAAAAACAAAAGAGCAAAAAGAAAATATAAAGAAAAATCAAATATACGGCGTGGAATTAAGGGACGATATGTTTTCTATAGCCACTACAAATATGATTTTAAGAGGTGATGGAAAAAGTAATTTAATATGTGCTGATTTTTTACAACAAGAAACACAAAAATTGCGCAAGAAAAATTTTAGTGTCGGTTTTATGAATCCGCCGTATTCGCAAAGCAAAAATAAAGAAACTGCGCATTTATCTGAAATAAATTTTATTTCTCGCTTGCTCAATAGTATGGCAGACGAAGCTCGTGTAGTAGTTATAGTTCCTCAAAGTGCGATGGTTGGCAAGACAAAAGAAGATAAATTAGTAAAAGTTGAAATTTTAAAACGTCATACATTGCAAGGCGTTATTACTCTTAATAAAAATACTTTTTACCGCATAGGCACAAACGCTTGCATAGCTGTTTTTACAGCTCATAAACCGCACTCGGCTGACGACTATGTAAAATTTATCAACTTTGAAGACGACGGGTTTGAAGTCAATAAACATATAGGATTAATTGAAACGGAAAGAGCCAAAGAAAAGAAACGTCGTTTATTAGAATGTTGGCGGCACAATAAAGACGCAGAAAGCAAGTTTATGGTTAAAACAAAAATTGAAGCTGAAGACGAATGGCTGCACAGTTTTTATTATTTTAACGACGAGATACCAACAGACACCGAATTTGAAAAGACAATGGCCGATTATTTGACTTTTGAGTTTAATATGATAGCTCACGGACGCGGTTATTTGTTTGGGTTTGAAGACAGGATAGAGAATGAATAA